A genomic stretch from Cydia amplana chromosome 1, ilCydAmpl1.1, whole genome shotgun sequence includes:
- the LOC134654087 gene encoding uncharacterized protein LOC134654087: MQPRKLTRYEPKTSRLKTILDRCRNPSNQNSEDIHHSVDCHNIQLPDHYVEPTSSHEKPVEKGLPKHCVQEMVNEVNRRNYSLTSDIFNNFNEYATTQSKSSVFLSNAVDLLQQAFPATNTEKQLDLRCDEELSISSRSSSSSHRDDDFSSDDSVRDKNYIPETSSSDDSENKIAAPVLNKHPNKHSHMSMFNTTNIIKRRNTINIEIIPDTQTNKIGERILKRRNTTELNYIPTINNSEEISIDLSGENGQSSPAPKRKKYDTSLSERNADKKEDKRLEYLVKPGCDSKCHKKCTTLLTDEEREDVNDSYWNLTWKERRLFIQNNVPVVVPKRQKTGPNLRAPRRTFFLRKHDDTKVAVCKIFFLTTLGFNKTNDKVLYNSLADDDLTDSRGKHTKTLAYDREILRQHVESFHPLEPHYRRAHAPNRRYLPSDVTITFMHDHFCKKYPQDPVSYELYRQVVKEMNISFTNLGNEECEVCESYQIHKKESSHNIEENILDNCEDCTSFAIHHDKYVAARKLYEEHKTEQDPDNIYFSADLQKVIMLPRLDTFKKIIFCLRLATYNQTFAPLGKITSSIKPYAVLWHDAIAGRKQEDIMSAFFSFFLQYRDTKHVNIWLDNCSAQNKNWLLYSMLVHMVNSDYIGTESITLYYFEPGHTFMSCDQFHHQVELSMKHKGKIYDFADFTESVGSANKGKVTVKSMVIEDFINVPNFTSERRIQNSNPRVYLRDITQACFTRGCYDLSYKTEFKNDYQQLRFLNDKYLKNPSPITFPKRVDPKGTDVGRKKEIINKCSQVIPTHKLKFWRDLPESR; this comes from the exons ATGCAGCCGCGCAAACTCACGAG GTATGAACCGAAGACCTCTCGGTTGAAAACCATTTTAGACAGATGTAGAAATCCATCAAACCAAAACAGTGAAGACATCCATCATTCGGTCGATTGTCATAACATCCAGTTGCCTGATCATTATGTGGAACCCACGTCATCACACGAAAAACCTGTGGAAAAAGGATTACCTAAACATTGTGTCCAAGAGATGGTAAATGAAGTCAATCGCAGGAATTATTCACTCACATctgatatatttaataattttaacgaGTACGCTACCACACAATCTAAATCTTCTGTCTTTTTGTCGAATGCCGTAGATCTTCTCCAACAAGCGTTCCCAGCGACCAATACTGAAAAACAACTTGATTTAAGGTGTGATGAAGAGCTAAGCATAAGCAGCCGAAGTTCTTCATCGTCACACAGAGATGATGATTTTTCATCCGATGATTCCGTGCGCGACAAAAATTATATTCCAGAAACGAGTAGTAGTGATGATtctgaaaataaaattgcgGCCCCAGTCTTGAATAAACATCCGAATAAGCACTCCCATATGTCTATGTTTAATACAACCAATATTATTAAGCGAAGAAATACCATTAACATAGAAATCATACCCGATACCCAAACTAATAAAATCGGTGAAAGAATTCTAAAACGAAGGAATACTACGGAGTTAAATTATATACCCACAATTAACAATAGCGAAGAGATTAGTATTGATTTATCTGGAGAAAATGGTCAAAGTTCACCTGCACCTAAGCGAAAAAAATACGATACAAGTCTAAGTGAAAGAAACGCCGACAAGAAAGAAGACAAGCGATTGGAATATCTGGTTAAGCCAGGGTGCGATtcaaaatgtcataaaaaatgCACTACCTTATTGACAGATGAAGAGAGAGAGGATGTTAACGACAGTTACTGGAATTTAACATGGAAAGAAAGAAGattattcatacaaaataatgtgCCTGTAGTTGTACCTAAGAGGCAAAAGACTGGACCAAATCTTCGAGCCCCAAGGAGAACGTTTTTCCTAAGAAAACATGATGATACAAAAGTGGcagtttgtaaaatattttttttgactaCACTCGGATTTAATAAAACGAATGACAAGGTTTTGTACAACTCTTTAGCTGATGACGATTTGACCGATTCACGTGGAAAACATACTAAGACATTAGCTTACGATAGAGAAATACTTCGTCAACACGTTGAATCGTTCCATCCTTTAGAACCACATTACCGAAGAGCGCATGCTCCTAACCGTAGATATTTGCCGAGCGACGTAACTATCACGTTTATGCATGACcacttttgcaaaaaatatccTCAAGATCCAGTTTCTTACGAATTATATAGGCAGGTCGTTAAAGAAATGAATATATCTTTTACTAATTTAGGAAATGAAGAATGTGAGGTTTGCGAAAGCTACCAAATACACAaaaaagaaagttctcataaTATCGAGGAAAATATTCTAGATAACTGCGAGGACTGCACATCATTTGCGATTCATCATGACAAATATGTTGCAGCTAGAAAATTGTATGAAGAACACAAGACTGAACAAGACccggataatatatattttagtgcTGATTTGCAAAAGGTTATAATGCTTCCAAGATTGGACAcatttaagaaaataatattCTGTTTACGTCTTGCTACATATAATCAAACCTTTGCACCATTGGGAAAAATAACATCTAGTATTAAACCTTACGCTGTTCTTTGGCACGACGCTATAGCTGGAAGAAAGCAAGAAGACATAATGAGTGCATTTTTTTCATTCTTTTTGCAATATCGTGACACCAAACATGTAAATATATGGCTTGATAACTGCAGTGCACAGAACAAGAACTGGCTTTTATATTCCATGCTAGTTCATATGGTTAATAGCGATTATATAGGCACGGAATCCATAACGTTGTACTACTTCGAACCTGGTCACACTTTCATGAGCTGTGACCAGTTTCATCATCAAGTCGAATTGTCCATGAAACACAAAGGCAAAATTTACGACTTTGCTGATTTTACGGAATCAGTGGGATCAGCGAACAAGGGAAAAGTAACAGTGAAATCCATGGTAATTGAAGATTTTATTAACGTGCCTAACTTTACTTCAGAGCGTAGAATTCAAAATTCGAATCCACGTGTTTACCTTCGTGATATTACACAAGCATGTTTTACTAGAGGGTGCTATGATTTATCATACAAAACTGAATTCAAAAATGATTACCAGCAACTCCGCTTTCTAAATGACAAATACTTGAAGAATCCAAGCCCTATTACTTTTCCCAAACGAGTCGATCCCAAAGGTACCGACGTTGGTAGAAAAAAGGAAATTATAAACAAATGCTCACAAGTAATACCTACAcataagttgaaattttggcGCGATTTGCCAGAATCGCGGTAG